aaacaaaacactaaaaTAAAGTCAACAAAGACATCTTGTTATTTTGAGTAAAAAATATCACAGAAGAAGCTGAATGGTAAAGTATATTCAAAGACATAGCCAAGCTTACAAtgtcaaaaatgttacatttacatcATGATCAGCTTTAAATGAAGGCAGGTATTCCAAGGTATACTAAACTTCTGTTGCCTATGAAAACTGGAAACTTTTTTCCATTTCAAATTTACTACAGACTGGCATGTAGCCCagtaaatttcagtaaaatgattGTCATTTACCAAAATGTTGATGTGACATCGctatatatatattgtgacatATAATATGCTTACTAGTGGCAATGAACTTAAATTAAGCACATCACTCATATTACAAATGACTCCTGATGAATTCCAGTTAGATTCAATTAACTTACTTCAatctaaaattttatatattttttcagctCAGTTTACAGGTGATGTAAATCAAATATACAGAAATAGTTAGTAAGTGAGTTCTCATACTCCATCCGATGATAAGTCAAGATCTGCCGATTCCAATATTACTTAGCATAACTTGTAATTTCAACGTATAAATCTCGAgtaaactttatttaaagaaaaatgttttaattctctTTACTTAATACAATAAAACACTGaaagcattaaaattttaaatgcagTTAAAAAATGCTAGATTTGTTGTCTATTTTTTAAGCTATAATGTTCTCTGACTGCTGCAGTCCTCATTTTTAGAGGTTTATATTTGGTTGCTCCATGCCATTACCAGATAACTTTCCCGAAAATTGCATAATgactttaataaatataatctacAATGGTTATAACCAAGGCAACAATTGTCTAGTTATGTACAAGACAGCACATATGTAACATTGTTTGAAAGTTGTGACTAAATTTTAAGTTGAGGAAAAGAGCTGAACTAAATTCAAATTGGCACAGATTTCATATATTTGATGCTAGAACAACCTTTCTTGGTAAAAAGCAGTGAAATATTCTCAGTGCCCTGTGAAAACACAGGGATGACCTCTGTGACCTTCCGATATGTCAATAAATAATCTCATTATAAACCCTACAGGTGTAGTGACTGTTCTTTGCCTTCTGGCATCTTAAATTTAAACAGTTCATTTGGATCAAGATGGTCTCCATAAAACTTGGATGCCATATCTCTATCTTGCACTACTTTCTTGGGAGCTTCTTTCTTACGCCGTGCCTCATGCTTCATCAAATTTTGCTGCAACTGAGTAGGAATCTTCCTGTAAAAGATCAAATATATACTATAGGCAAAAGGAAACACAGCATCAATCTAGATTATCTGACTTGGTTCTAAAAATAGTATTAAATTCAGGAAATCGCACAACcaagtataaaatgaaaaaaagaaataaaggcTAAAGCTAGCAGTGCTTTATTCCATCTTGAACAGCTGCCTATGTTTCCCTTATGCTGCCTATGTTTTCCTTCCCTGTTTCCAAGGAAACAGATGTTTACAACCTATGGAAACAAATGTTTCCCTttaaacaacaagagggtcatgatgaccctgaatcactcacctgagtaatatgagccacatgtttcaaatcaCAAACTggtgctaaaatattagaaagtaggtcagtaggtcacattcatggtcactgaaagacagttttaagattggtgtgcaaaactgtacatgtcatccaaatttcaaggttgtatcttaaaaaacaagaaagtaggtcagtaggtcaaggtcacagtcaagtgattcCCTTatcgcttgggtcatcaggtaattataattaaacagtctaggaaatatgacctgataatttttgaagtatttttcttatgtaactcataattataacaagtgacccccagggcggggcctcttttcaccccaggggcataatttgaaaaaaacttgttagagatccaccaggcaatgttacacacca
This genomic stretch from Mercenaria mercenaria strain notata unplaced genomic scaffold, MADL_Memer_1 contig_4252, whole genome shotgun sequence harbors:
- the LOC128553725 gene encoding uncharacterized protein LOC128553725 encodes the protein KNEDPCPQCYEKYKKVQWDTLHPPANVERNITIAGSSAYRNPVPPGQKIPTQLQQNLMKHEARRKKEAPKKVVQDRDMASKFYGDHLDPNELFKFKMPEGKEQSLHL